The Methanobacterium sp. BAmetb5 genome includes a region encoding these proteins:
- a CDS encoding transglutaminase-like domain-containing protein — translation MLVSLALTSNASAAADNLTDNLSGNSTQNLIQTQNTTENLQNTTDQESIQSSDNFSSENSTTNSSSDLNSNKTSFPSDSSNVEGAAGDPSEEVSSGKASFTIREIINAANDVKRFLEGNKYLPEYININGTLVNQATFLQLLAATTIKINNSDSTLIDLIYVQLPGSGTEKVNPGTFTKTEYLALAQTIQTYISNNLKAPATISTSFGNIGFDSLIYLYSRGLSLYESTNVLPTFLAVRPWGTFPITDTTKNSITTQDVVNTAVEVRNFVNCNKYLPEFITVNGIVVNQATFLELLTEALLKIGNGDTTALTLSNVIKPVSGAETVTPGTFTKTEYLALAQDIQAYFTTNQKAPVSMSTVFGDMKFESLLYLYSRVLSMYASNGVLATFMAVRPWSSIPITDTTKKSITTQDVVNTAVEVRNFVNCNKYLPEFITVNGIVVNQATFLELLTEALLKIGNGDTSALTLVNVKKSGTGTETVTPGTFNKTEYLALAQTIQTYSSNNQKAPATISTSLGKVKFESLIYLYSRVLGSYKDDSNKLPALVTIRSWSTTNMPIMDEFFTVEQITKAAIDVKRFVEGNKYLPEYITINGVMVNQSQFLYLIATATLHINSGDNSLISLISASVPGTSSETVTGGSLLSSEYLTLANTIKNYIESNRKAPSSVSTSLGTMSYQSLLYMYCRILNINTVNQDLPVVINVKPWKTTNIPISDKTSFTVAEITRAAVDVKNFVDGNGYMPEWITVGGVSLNQTQFLHLLAAATILINSSSSGSVYPVNAVLPSKTVNDAITSGNLSKGSYLQLAQYIKSYIEQNKEGPSSMKVSLGTVSFKSLIYMYSRVLQQYNLHKTLPATILLKGWTTQNIPIYDDYFTNQEISKVAAEVRAFVDGNGFMPEYITISGVVINRAQFLYLLTTATVKINNNDNSVTYLQKASVSASSDQTSSGSMGITELVQVAQSIKTYMETNQIAPTYASTSLGQMGFYNLIYTYSRVLDYYKSNLKLPSSVTGIKSWSLVVYKLPAGFDQYLAATANCQADNAAIISLANRITAGASTPYQKAVLIFNWVRDNIGYEFYYNTVKGAVGTLNSGGGNCVDTAHLLIALERAAGIPARYVHGNCQFSSGSWYGHVWAILYVDGQWLVADATSSRNQLGVINNWNTATYTFKGYYTSLPF, via the coding sequence ATGCTAGTTAGTTTGGCATTGACATCTAATGCATCTGCAGCAGCAGATAACTTAACCGATAATTTAAGCGGAAATTCAACACAAAATCTTATACAAACACAAAACACAACTGAAAATTTACAGAACACGACAGATCAAGAATCTATTCAAAGTTCTGATAATTTTTCAAGCGAAAACTCTACAACAAACAGTAGTTCAGACCTAAACTCTAATAAAACAAGTTTTCCCAGTGATTCTAGTAATGTAGAAGGTGCAGCTGGTGACCCTAGTGAAGAAGTTTCTTCGGGTAAGGCCAGTTTTACCATCCGGGAGATAATCAATGCAGCCAATGATGTTAAAAGGTTTCTAGAAGGGAACAAATACCTTCCAGAATACATAAACATCAATGGAACACTGGTAAATCAAGCTACATTCCTACAATTGTTAGCAGCAACTACAATAAAAATCAATAACAGCGACAGTACATTGATAGATTTAATCTATGTCCAACTACCAGGATCAGGAACTGAAAAAGTAAATCCAGGAACATTCACCAAAACTGAATATCTGGCTTTGGCTCAGACCATTCAAACTTACATCAGCAATAATCTGAAAGCCCCAGCTACCATCAGTACTAGTTTTGGTAATATTGGATTCGATTCTTTAATCTACCTTTACAGTCGTGGATTAAGTTTGTATGAAAGCACTAATGTGTTGCCCACCTTCTTGGCAGTCCGACCTTGGGGTACCTTTCCCATAACTGACACTACCAAAAATTCCATTACTACTCAAGATGTGGTTAATACTGCGGTTGAGGTTCGGAATTTTGTTAATTGCAATAAGTACTTGCCGGAGTTCATTACGGTTAACGGGATTGTGGTTAATCAGGCTACTTTCTTAGAGTTGTTAACTGAGGCTTTGTTGAAGATTGGTAACGGTGATACTACTGCGTTAACTTTAAGTAACGTTATAAAACCTGTATCTGGTGCCGAAACTGTTACCCCTGGAACTTTTACTAAGACCGAGTATTTGGCTTTGGCTCAAGATATTCAGGCCTATTTTACCACTAATCAGAAGGCCCCGGTTAGTATGAGTACTGTTTTTGGCGATATGAAGTTTGAGTCGCTTTTATATCTTTACTCTCGTGTACTGAGCATGTATGCGAGTAATGGTGTGTTAGCTACATTTATGGCTGTGCGGCCCTGGAGTTCTATCCCCATAACTGATACTACCAAAAAATCTATTACTACTCAAGACGTGGTTAATACTGCGGTTGAGGTTCGGAATTTTGTTAATTGCAATAAGTACTTGCCGGAGTTCATTACGGTTAACGGGATTGTGGTTAATCAGGCTACTTTCTTAGAGTTGTTAACTGAGGCTTTGCTGAAGATTGGTAATGGTGATACCAGTGCCCTGACTCTGGTTAATGTTAAAAAGTCGGGAACTGGCACAGAAACTGTTACCCCTGGAACTTTTAATAAAACCGAATATCTGGCTTTGGCTCAGACCATTCAAACTTACAGCAGCAATAATCAGAAGGCACCAGCAACTATCAGCACCAGTCTAGGGAAGGTGAAATTTGAATCTTTAATCTACCTGTATTCTCGTGTGTTGGGTAGTTACAAGGATGATAGCAACAAACTTCCGGCTTTAGTTACCATTCGCTCCTGGTCCACCACAAACATGCCCATTATGGATGAGTTCTTCACTGTAGAACAAATCACTAAAGCGGCCATTGATGTTAAGCGCTTTGTGGAGGGAAACAAATACTTGCCCGAGTACATCACCATTAATGGAGTGATGGTTAACCAGTCGCAGTTCCTGTACTTAATTGCCACCGCGACTTTGCACATCAACAGCGGTGATAACTCCTTGATAAGTCTTATAAGTGCCAGCGTACCTGGAACTTCCAGTGAAACCGTAACTGGGGGTAGTTTACTTTCCAGTGAATACTTAACTCTCGCCAATACCATCAAAAACTACATTGAATCCAATCGAAAAGCACCAAGTTCGGTTTCCACATCCCTGGGAACCATGAGTTATCAGTCATTACTGTACATGTACTGCAGAATACTCAACATAAACACTGTAAATCAGGATTTACCTGTGGTAATTAACGTTAAACCCTGGAAAACGACAAACATACCCATATCTGATAAAACAAGTTTCACAGTTGCTGAAATAACCCGTGCAGCAGTTGATGTCAAAAATTTTGTGGATGGAAACGGTTACATGCCGGAATGGATAACCGTGGGAGGAGTATCCCTCAACCAGACCCAATTCTTGCATCTCCTGGCTGCAGCCACCATTTTGATCAACAGTTCTAGCTCAGGTTCTGTTTATCCAGTAAACGCAGTCCTACCTTCTAAAACAGTTAATGATGCAATAACTTCTGGTAATTTAAGCAAAGGTAGTTATTTACAGTTAGCTCAATATATTAAAAGTTATATTGAACAGAATAAAGAAGGACCAAGCAGTATGAAGGTTTCTCTGGGAACAGTGAGTTTCAAATCCCTTATCTACATGTACAGCCGGGTGCTTCAGCAGTACAACCTGCACAAGACCTTGCCGGCTACCATACTACTAAAGGGATGGACTACCCAGAACATACCCATCTATGACGACTACTTCACCAACCAGGAAATCAGTAAAGTTGCTGCCGAGGTCCGGGCTTTCGTGGATGGAAACGGTTTCATGCCGGAATACATCACCATAAGTGGAGTAGTAATTAATAGGGCCCAATTCCTGTACCTATTAACCACTGCAACAGTGAAAATTAACAACAACGACAACTCCGTCACCTACCTGCAAAAAGCCAGTGTTTCTGCCAGCAGTGATCAAACATCTTCGGGTAGTATGGGAATCACAGAACTGGTACAAGTAGCTCAGAGTATTAAAACATACATGGAAACCAACCAGATTGCACCGACCTATGCTTCAACTAGTCTGGGTCAAATGGGATTCTACAATCTCATTTACACCTACAGCCGAGTATTGGATTACTACAAAAGCAACTTAAAGCTCCCATCTTCGGTAACTGGAATCAAATCGTGGTCATTGGTAGTTTATAAACTACCTGCTGGATTTGACCAGTACCTGGCAGCTACTGCCAACTGCCAAGCAGATAATGCAGCCATCATTTCCCTGGCCAACAGGATAACTGCCGGAGCATCCACCCCTTACCAAAAAGCAGTGCTGATCTTTAACTGGGTTAGAGACAACATTGGCTATGAGTTTTACTACAACACGGTGAAAGGTGCTGTAGGCACTTTAAACTCCGGTGGGGGTAACTGTGTGGATACTGCTCACTTGTTAATAGCTCTGGAAAGAGCAGCAGGGATACCTGCCAGATACGTCCATGGTAACTGTCAATTCAGTAGTGGTAGCTGGTACGGGCATGTCTGGGCAATTCTTTATGTTGACGGGCAGTGGCTAGTTGCAGATGCCACCAGTTCTAGAAATCAGCTGGGAGTTATCAACAACTGGAACACGGCAACCTACACATTTAAAGGTTACTACACCAGCCTACCCTTCTAA
- a CDS encoding SRPBCC domain-containing protein encodes MKEIYTEIEINAPARAVWSILTDFDRFPRWNPFMKRISGTLQEGVMLEIFINPPNSNGMTIKPKILEYEPGKKLRWLGVLGVRKLFDGEHSWTTEEIDEDKTLFIQKEVFTGLLVPLGSGLLRNTATGFEMMNQALKEEAEKE; translated from the coding sequence ATGAAAGAAATTTACACTGAAATTGAGATCAATGCTCCAGCCAGGGCCGTGTGGAGTATACTGACTGATTTCGACCGATTCCCCCGGTGGAATCCCTTTATGAAACGAATTTCCGGAACCCTACAGGAGGGAGTAATGCTCGAAATCTTTATAAACCCTCCAAATTCCAATGGAATGACCATTAAACCAAAAATCCTGGAGTATGAACCAGGGAAGAAATTAAGATGGCTGGGGGTGCTCGGAGTAAGGAAACTCTTTGATGGAGAACACAGCTGGACCACCGAAGAAATAGATGAAGATAAGACCTTATTTATCCAGAAAGAAGTCTTTACTGGGCTGTTAGTCCCACTGGGATCCGGGCTGCTTAGAAACACGGCCACTGGTTTTGAAATGATGAACCAGGCCCTGAAAGAAGAAGCGGAAAAAGAGTAG
- a CDS encoding PepSY domain-containing protein, giving the protein MIKKSTRILVLLAVMLTVLTVVALALFAAGIPENNSEDQENQKIPENNRTNVTISPEEAQEIAAKFVKETGAQVGTPQLSEIEGQLVYTVPVISNGTSIGEITISAITGKNMGGAGGVL; this is encoded by the coding sequence ATGATTAAAAAATCAACGAGAATCCTGGTTTTATTGGCGGTGATGTTAACCGTGTTAACAGTGGTGGCCTTGGCACTCTTTGCAGCGGGGATACCAGAGAACAACAGTGAAGACCAGGAGAACCAGAAAATACCCGAAAACAACAGAACCAATGTCACCATATCTCCGGAAGAAGCCCAAGAGATAGCCGCGAAATTCGTTAAAGAAACAGGTGCCCAGGTAGGAACACCACAGCTCAGTGAAATAGAGGGCCAACTGGTATACACAGTACCGGTAATAAGTAATGGAACCAGTATAGGTGAAATAACCATTAGTGCCATAACCGGGAAGAATATGGGTGGTGCCGGAGGAGTCTTATAA
- a CDS encoding L-2-amino-thiazoline-4-carboxylic acid hydrolase — protein sequence MMGLRLRILSRWTPEWLLKKGLDELASSTIQGLGELLNEHSPQKNYEKQKDYQKQVILNGNLDEKRKLMARAHNKLVESLIENMGNDEALSQGRQVMFQKGLVLGQRFRKILGVGNHLNDLVNAARILYSALGIDFQVKENKRGEITMVVNHCSLARDYNLQTCHILSAADEGVVQGLNPNIKMEFTQRITEGCSNCLASIKIG from the coding sequence ATGATGGGACTTAGGCTGCGAATTCTGTCCAGGTGGACACCGGAGTGGTTACTGAAAAAGGGCCTGGATGAACTGGCCAGTTCCACTATCCAGGGACTGGGAGAACTTTTAAATGAGCATTCTCCTCAGAAAAATTACGAAAAACAAAAGGATTATCAAAAACAAGTCATTTTGAATGGTAATCTGGATGAAAAAAGAAAATTGATGGCTCGTGCCCATAATAAACTGGTGGAATCCCTGATAGAGAATATGGGGAATGATGAAGCCCTTTCCCAAGGGAGGCAAGTTATGTTCCAGAAAGGATTAGTCCTGGGACAGAGGTTTAGAAAGATTTTAGGTGTGGGAAACCATCTAAACGACCTGGTTAATGCCGCCCGAATCTTGTACTCGGCACTGGGTATTGATTTTCAGGTTAAAGAAAATAAAAGGGGCGAAATAACTATGGTAGTTAACCACTGCAGCCTGGCTCGAGATTACAATCTCCAGACCTGCCATATTCTTTCTGCAGCTGATGAGGGTGTTGTGCAGGGTTTAAACCCCAATATCAAGATGGAGTTCACCCAGAGGATCACCGAGGGATGTTCTAATTGTTTGGCTTCTATAAAAATAGGATGA
- a CDS encoding SDR family oxidoreductase yields the protein MPTRVLLSGANGFLGTQIARQLINLPGIEIIAMIRSKNRAHGLTRLKRAWSDWDELLDALKDRVTVIPGDVTREDLGMARQDYQDLASSITHIIHTVADLRLHAPLEELRLTNVEGTRHLLKLADLAGENGIFRRFSHVSTAYVAGKREGLIVEDDYTENISEEPTIGKSQNRKVAHHENNREEPPANKGFFSNYEESKYEAERVVRESDVPYSIFRPGMVVGDSNTGEIKTFNTVYALFKLYLKGKLRFIPTSSSLTLNMVPVDYVAHAISNLSFNQEAEGRTFHLTAPPDSLPSIKELLDQVGVWAREKLDVKLPQPFFIPASSLIQRMAPSSSPGSGALNILFTLAPYLDEKHTFSRENTENLLGPFKLKWEEYLPHLLEYAIYNGFFHRSERTVHEQVLYRLGGRSYPVKYYDITPEGIQEKPALQVREDIISAYHSLKESGVGPGDRVALVGLNSTRYLTLDVAIGLVGAVSVPLYYTSPPLEIKNILKASEAKFLFIGTPHLMKRLSELDLDLEIISFCRESQPIPRGIMSWSRFLEKGKVWEKGRDREKGEKSTVFPQSPVDFDGLATIRYTSGTTGTPKGVTFNQGNMRWMAEAMASLPPWEDRNREVRYLSFLPMNHVVEGILGTYSPYYAPAPLKIYFLEDFNQLASALPLAKPTIFFSVPRFYEKLWSQLKESFLGNHYAHLKPGLLKNILKPLVHRVFMSKAGLDRCSQLIVGSATSSQHLIQDYHELGVEIHNAYGLTEAPLVTLNRRGANRIGTVGEPLPQTHLRIARNGEVMVKGPQVTPGYFESDITPPKKEGWLLTGDTGFVTPEGSLVITGRKKEIIINSYGKSIDPLRIEALLRDAPGTSEVMLVGEGKPYLIGLFWVEEEHHPRDIEETIHRINQDLSRPEQVKRWALLPNDLSIDGGELTANMKLKREIITQRYQDVIDSLYQKTSHPLILHQGQVEEG from the coding sequence ATGCCAACCCGTGTGTTACTTTCTGGAGCCAATGGTTTTCTGGGAACCCAGATCGCTCGTCAGCTGATCAATCTCCCGGGAATTGAAATTATAGCCATGATAAGATCTAAAAACAGAGCCCATGGCCTTACACGTTTAAAGAGGGCTTGGAGTGACTGGGATGAACTTCTTGATGCATTGAAAGACCGGGTTACGGTGATTCCCGGTGATGTCACCCGGGAGGATCTGGGTATGGCCCGTCAGGATTACCAGGACCTGGCTTCAAGCATAACCCATATTATTCATACCGTGGCTGACCTCCGCCTCCATGCACCTCTGGAAGAACTCCGCCTGACCAACGTGGAGGGTACTCGCCATTTACTCAAACTTGCCGACCTGGCCGGTGAAAATGGAATTTTCAGACGTTTTTCACATGTATCCACGGCATACGTGGCGGGGAAGCGTGAAGGACTCATAGTTGAAGATGATTACACTGAAAATATTTCAGAAGAACCTACTATTGGAAAATCTCAAAATAGGAAAGTAGCTCACCACGAGAATAATCGAGAAGAACCTCCGGCAAATAAAGGTTTCTTCAGTAACTACGAGGAGAGTAAATACGAGGCCGAAAGAGTAGTCCGTGAATCAGATGTGCCCTATTCTATCTTCCGGCCAGGAATGGTGGTGGGAGATTCCAATACCGGTGAAATAAAAACATTCAACACGGTATATGCCCTGTTCAAACTTTACCTAAAGGGCAAACTCCGTTTTATTCCCACCAGCTCATCTCTCACCTTGAACATGGTCCCGGTGGATTACGTGGCCCACGCCATCAGTAATTTAAGTTTTAATCAGGAGGCAGAAGGCAGAACCTTCCATCTCACCGCACCCCCTGATTCATTACCATCCATTAAAGAGCTCTTGGACCAGGTAGGGGTGTGGGCCCGGGAAAAATTGGATGTTAAACTCCCCCAACCCTTTTTCATCCCGGCGTCATCCCTGATTCAGCGGATGGCCCCATCTTCATCACCCGGATCAGGGGCCCTGAATATTCTATTCACCCTGGCCCCTTACCTGGATGAGAAACACACTTTCAGCCGGGAAAATACTGAGAATCTTCTGGGTCCCTTTAAACTGAAATGGGAAGAATATTTACCCCACCTCCTGGAGTACGCTATTTATAATGGTTTTTTCCATCGTTCGGAACGCACTGTTCATGAACAGGTTCTCTATCGCCTGGGAGGGCGCAGTTATCCCGTGAAATATTATGATATCACCCCGGAGGGTATCCAGGAGAAACCTGCACTCCAGGTGCGTGAGGATATCATTTCCGCTTATCATTCACTTAAAGAGTCTGGTGTTGGTCCGGGGGATCGGGTGGCCCTGGTGGGTTTAAACAGCACCCGTTACTTGACCCTGGACGTGGCTATCGGATTAGTAGGAGCAGTTAGCGTACCCCTCTACTACACCAGTCCACCCCTTGAAATAAAAAACATTTTAAAAGCCAGTGAAGCTAAATTCCTGTTTATTGGTACTCCTCATCTTATGAAACGCCTGTCCGAACTGGACCTGGACCTGGAAATCATCTCCTTCTGCCGGGAATCACAGCCCATCCCCCGGGGTATTATGTCCTGGTCACGGTTCCTGGAAAAGGGTAAAGTCTGGGAGAAGGGTAGGGACCGGGAGAAGGGTGAAAAAAGTACAGTATTTCCCCAGTCACCAGTGGATTTTGACGGTCTGGCCACCATCCGTTACACCTCGGGTACCACCGGAACACCCAAGGGTGTCACCTTCAACCAGGGAAATATGAGGTGGATGGCCGAGGCCATGGCTTCACTGCCTCCCTGGGAGGACCGGAATCGTGAAGTACGTTACCTCTCATTTTTACCCATGAACCATGTGGTGGAAGGCATACTGGGGACCTATTCCCCTTATTATGCTCCGGCTCCCCTGAAGATATACTTCCTGGAGGACTTTAACCAGCTGGCTTCCGCACTCCCCCTGGCAAAACCCACTATATTCTTCTCCGTACCCCGTTTCTACGAAAAGTTATGGTCCCAGTTGAAGGAATCCTTCCTGGGAAACCATTACGCTCATCTAAAACCTGGACTACTAAAAAATATACTTAAACCATTGGTACACAGGGTATTTATGAGTAAAGCGGGCCTGGACCGTTGCTCCCAGCTAATAGTGGGCTCGGCCACTTCCAGCCAGCACCTGATCCAGGATTACCATGAACTGGGAGTGGAGATCCACAATGCCTACGGTTTGACCGAGGCACCCCTGGTTACCCTGAACCGGAGGGGAGCCAACCGGATAGGTACTGTGGGTGAACCCTTACCCCAAACCCATTTGCGAATAGCTAGAAACGGGGAAGTTATGGTTAAGGGCCCCCAGGTCACCCCGGGCTACTTTGAATCGGATATAACTCCTCCGAAGAAGGAGGGTTGGCTTTTAACTGGGGATACTGGGTTTGTAACCCCGGAGGGTAGTCTAGTTATAACCGGACGGAAGAAAGAAATTATAATAAATTCTTACGGTAAGAGTATCGATCCCCTTCGTATTGAGGCTTTGCTTCGTGATGCCCCGGGAACCAGTGAGGTGATGCTGGTGGGTGAGGGTAAACCCTACCTCATTGGTCTTTTCTGGGTAGAGGAAGAACATCATCCCCGGGATATAGAGGAAACCATCCACCGCATCAACCAGGATCTTTCCCGACCAGAACAAGTTAAAAGATGGGCTTTACTCCCCAACGACCTTTCCATTGATGGAGGGGAACTCACCGCCAACATGAAACTTAAAAGGGAGATAATCACCCAGCGCTACCAGGATGTGATTGATTCCCTCTACCAGAAAACATCTCATCCCCTCATCCTGCACCAGGGTCAGGTGGAGGAAGGATGA
- the ehbP gene encoding energy-converting hydrogenase B subunit EhbP, translating to MKIVIRPLHIMSLGGYIVETDFPYRNVIVVNPTEEPIKLEVPVFDAEWLEEQRKLGLELTPLTEEDNYLSNFRKAKAKLEKLKAEKGIKVE from the coding sequence ATGAAAATAGTAATAAGGCCCCTGCATATTATGAGTTTAGGGGGTTACATTGTGGAAACTGATTTTCCTTACAGGAATGTAATCGTGGTAAACCCCACAGAAGAACCAATAAAACTGGAAGTTCCAGTGTTTGATGCAGAGTGGCTGGAAGAACAGCGGAAACTGGGACTGGAACTAACTCCTTTAACTGAGGAAGACAACTATTTGAGTAATTTCCGCAAGGCCAAGGCCAAACTAGAAAAATTAAAGGCGGAAAAAGGAATTAAGGTAGAATAA
- a CDS encoding GMC family oxidoreductase N-terminal domain-containing protein — MKAIVVGSGAGGATAARELQSRGFDVLVLEAGPPFKPFTRHISWAEPLRRFGLIGGEGTFKHFFPPMDIQRSSRELILVRGLTTGGSTVLSCGNLVRADQGLEEIGLDLTPEYDELEGELNPTIIPPDTWRPVTRDMFQSAENLGLNPKPTPKVVNKDKCNYCGLCELGCSRGARWDSRKFLNEAVRKGAILQSRSPVEKVIIEKGRVTGVVTPDSKQYHADVVVLSAGGIGTAQILKNSGLKAEDHLWADIVLTLGGVLPGARQLEEPPMAWYTQQEDYILSPYPDILSHYFHKPWRKVPIQDRVGLMVKLADVEEGTVYGDGRVDKTLTDHDQQRLDRAISQAQEVMEGAGISGPFVRGVPNGGHLGGTVPLKKEDVPDMRPSWLPDGLWVADLSLAPHSQGLPTILLTAALALRVARKIPGNSNGEEFNDIKTNKLV; from the coding sequence ATGAAAGCTATTGTGGTGGGTAGTGGTGCTGGAGGGGCAACTGCAGCTCGAGAATTGCAATCAAGAGGTTTTGATGTTTTAGTACTGGAGGCCGGGCCTCCGTTCAAACCATTCACCAGGCATATATCCTGGGCAGAGCCACTGCGCCGTTTCGGCCTCATTGGAGGAGAAGGTACCTTCAAACATTTCTTCCCACCCATGGACATACAGCGCTCTTCCCGGGAACTGATACTGGTGAGGGGTCTTACCACAGGAGGGTCAACTGTCTTATCTTGTGGTAACCTGGTGAGGGCAGATCAGGGATTGGAAGAGATTGGCTTGGATTTAACCCCGGAATACGATGAACTGGAGGGTGAGTTAAATCCCACTATCATTCCCCCGGATACCTGGAGACCCGTGACCAGGGATATGTTCCAGTCTGCTGAAAATCTGGGTTTAAATCCAAAACCCACCCCTAAAGTTGTTAATAAGGATAAATGCAATTATTGTGGTCTTTGTGAGCTTGGATGTTCCCGTGGAGCGCGTTGGGATTCACGGAAGTTCCTTAATGAAGCAGTGCGGAAAGGGGCCATCCTTCAGAGCAGGTCTCCAGTGGAAAAGGTTATAATCGAAAAGGGAAGGGTAACTGGTGTTGTAACCCCTGACAGTAAACAATACCATGCAGATGTGGTGGTTCTATCGGCAGGAGGTATTGGAACTGCCCAGATACTCAAAAACTCCGGTTTAAAGGCCGAAGATCACCTGTGGGCAGACATAGTCTTAACCCTGGGAGGAGTCTTACCCGGTGCCCGACAGCTGGAAGAACCACCCATGGCCTGGTACACCCAACAGGAAGATTACATTCTATCCCCTTACCCCGATATCCTCTCCCATTACTTCCACAAACCCTGGAGGAAAGTTCCCATCCAGGATCGGGTTGGATTGATGGTTAAACTGGCCGATGTTGAAGAAGGCACGGTTTATGGGGATGGAAGGGTTGATAAAACCCTGACTGACCATGACCAGCAGAGATTGGATAGGGCCATCAGCCAGGCCCAGGAAGTTATGGAAGGAGCTGGAATTTCCGGACCCTTTGTTAGAGGTGTTCCTAACGGCGGGCATCTGGGGGGAACAGTTCCCCTTAAAAAGGAGGATGTGCCTGATATGAGACCTTCATGGCTCCCCGATGGACTATGGGTGGCTGATCTTTCCCTGGCACCACATTCCCAGGGATTGCCCACCATATTACTCACCGCAGCCCTGGCACTGAGGGTGGCCAGGAAGATCCCTGGAAACTCCAATGGAGAAGAATTTAATGATATAAAAACAAATAAATTAGTATGA
- a CDS encoding polysaccharide pyruvyl transferase family protein, which produces MQSNTANLKPRENPPNPRVLLVGYNGANNTGSEARLLAIIEDVRRLLGPQVEITVPTLNEENLRRYLAEDEHLHIAPIPSIFFLAIDKLVKQHDLVLLVEGSCYMDTWTSALLWAFLWATHSAHRQHKPCVAYAVDAGKLSPLNRWLVKREASKTDLIITRTRHALERLQKIGVTAPITSTADCAYTFQEDSKDHDFLNSLWPEASEGTIGLAVVDFSLWPVVIRPWGREENLYKWPYYFSRSPERMKIQEKLMEGWARIADEIIQKHHKKVVLICMEELDQPLAEDILERMENKDKCRIVSSRQYNASQMTSMLSGLDLLVTSRYHSAVLSLRAGVPQIAVAHDPRLTSLYQDLHLYQDYLICHDDPHLWEDLQSKIDLLLGDSDLQKDKLEPGLSQQLTLSQKNRIILGEFLKEKNIIS; this is translated from the coding sequence ATGCAAAGTAACACTGCCAACTTGAAACCCAGAGAGAACCCCCCAAATCCCCGGGTTCTCCTGGTGGGTTACAACGGTGCCAACAACACCGGATCTGAAGCACGGCTCCTGGCCATAATCGAGGATGTCCGGAGATTACTGGGACCCCAGGTGGAGATCACCGTGCCCACTTTGAATGAGGAGAACTTGCGCCGTTATCTGGCCGAAGATGAACATCTGCACATTGCCCCCATACCTTCTATCTTCTTCCTGGCCATTGATAAACTGGTAAAGCAGCATGACCTGGTGCTCCTGGTGGAAGGCAGTTGTTACATGGACACCTGGACTTCCGCCCTGCTCTGGGCATTTTTATGGGCTACCCACAGTGCCCATCGGCAACATAAACCCTGTGTGGCCTATGCCGTGGACGCAGGAAAACTGTCTCCCTTGAATCGCTGGCTGGTTAAAAGGGAAGCCAGCAAAACTGACCTCATCATCACCCGAACCAGACACGCCCTGGAAAGGTTGCAAAAAATTGGGGTAACTGCACCAATTACCTCCACTGCGGACTGTGCCTACACTTTCCAGGAAGATAGTAAAGATCATGATTTTCTGAACAGCTTATGGCCGGAAGCCTCCGAAGGTACGATTGGCCTGGCAGTGGTGGACTTTTCACTCTGGCCCGTGGTTATCCGGCCATGGGGACGTGAAGAAAACCTTTACAAGTGGCCGTATTATTTTTCCCGTTCCCCGGAGCGGATGAAGATCCAGGAGAAACTCATGGAAGGATGGGCCCGGATCGCAGATGAAATAATCCAGAAACACCACAAGAAGGTGGTTCTCATTTGTATGGAAGAACTGGACCAGCCCTTGGCTGAGGATATTCTGGAAAGAATGGAAAATAAGGATAAATGTAGAATAGTATCGTCTCGCCAATACAATGCATCCCAGATGACAAGCATGCTGTCTGGTCTGGATTTACTGGTTACCTCCCGTTACCATTCGGCAGTACTCTCCCTTCGTGCCGGTGTTCCCCAGATAGCAGTGGCCCATGATCCCCGACTAACCTCACTCTACCAGGATCTCCACCTCTACCAGGACTATCTTATATGCCACGATGACCCTCATTTATGGGAAGATCTTCAGAGTAAGATAGATTTACTCCTAGGAGATAGTGATTTGCAGAAAGATAAACTGGAACCGGGACTAAGCCAGCAGCTTACTCTATCCCAAAAGAACCGGATCATTCTGGGGGAGTTCCTTAAAGAGAAAAATATCATCTCATAG